The following are encoded together in the Streptomyces sp. NBC_01465 genome:
- a CDS encoding phosphatase PAP2 family protein: MLWATAGVAVLGFLIALEISARHYGIPGPLTNQAQEVIFAPKSGPLLYAGLALMMVVLTWRQRLIAAGTALGIDAVFNLVRWALGVGPSFGNGALWVILGCAVIAMTRLIGSERLLMLKGVGLGLLLVAGHKTGDTWLLITSETRPSVLDPYVATADHALGNPSWLVGRLVESTGSIGSHTLHVVYGQLPLAAALIALYQLRNVAVERRFPRHHLVRTFLVIGLLGPAVYMLFPVVGPIFAYGADGGHWAVANVWPDTAPVISAAPYPIPFDEITPRNCMPSLHTAWATSLFIHSRKGSRMMRCAGAFWLIATLTATLGFGYHYGSDLIVGVVFALTVEAAMRAFDRGWDWSAIRLIAYGSTVFVLCLVAYRYLPMVMAENPWVFGPLLVVAMISVVYGYVRTTGSWDTESAQAGQSEGRLVPSLLVPAQTASDPTRVSLIGARNRPPV; encoded by the coding sequence ATCCTGTGGGCCACCGCGGGCGTGGCCGTGCTCGGATTCCTGATCGCGCTCGAGATTTCCGCGCGCCACTACGGGATTCCGGGGCCCCTCACAAATCAGGCGCAAGAGGTGATATTCGCACCCAAGTCGGGGCCGCTGCTTTATGCCGGTCTGGCATTGATGATGGTGGTGCTCACCTGGCGGCAACGACTCATTGCGGCCGGTACCGCGCTCGGAATCGACGCTGTTTTCAATCTCGTGCGGTGGGCGCTCGGAGTCGGACCGAGTTTCGGCAACGGCGCGTTGTGGGTGATTCTGGGCTGCGCCGTCATCGCGATGACGCGCCTGATCGGCAGCGAACGCCTCCTGATGCTGAAAGGCGTCGGACTCGGCCTGCTGCTGGTGGCCGGCCACAAGACCGGCGACACCTGGCTGCTGATCACGTCGGAGACACGCCCTTCGGTGCTCGACCCGTACGTGGCAACCGCCGATCACGCCCTGGGCAATCCGTCGTGGCTGGTGGGCCGGCTCGTGGAGTCGACCGGCTCGATCGGTTCCCACACACTTCACGTCGTCTACGGTCAACTCCCGCTGGCAGCAGCCCTCATCGCTCTCTACCAGCTGCGCAACGTGGCGGTCGAACGCCGCTTCCCGCGCCACCACCTGGTACGCACCTTCCTGGTGATAGGCCTGCTCGGACCGGCTGTCTACATGCTCTTCCCGGTGGTCGGGCCGATCTTCGCGTACGGAGCCGACGGCGGGCACTGGGCGGTGGCCAATGTGTGGCCGGACACCGCACCGGTGATCAGTGCCGCTCCGTATCCGATCCCGTTCGACGAAATCACCCCCCGCAACTGCATGCCCAGCCTGCACACGGCGTGGGCCACCTCGCTCTTCATTCATTCCCGCAAGGGCTCACGGATGATGCGCTGCGCAGGAGCGTTCTGGTTGATTGCGACGCTCACCGCGACACTGGGATTCGGCTACCACTACGGCTCGGATCTCATTGTCGGCGTGGTGTTCGCGCTCACGGTCGAGGCGGCGATGCGCGCATTCGACCGCGGCTGGGACTGGTCGGCGATTCGGCTGATCGCCTATGGTTCGACGGTATTCGTTCTGTGCCTTGTGGCTTACCGGTATCTGCCGATGGTGATGGCCGAGAACCCGTGGGTGTTCGGTCCGCTTCTGGTTGTTGCGATGATTTCGGTTGTCTACGGCTATGTACGGACCACCGGATCGTGGGACACGGAATCCGCGCAGGCGGGGCAGTCCGAAGGGCGCCTCGTCCCGTCGCTCCTGGTGCCCGCCCAGACCGCTTCGGATCCCACCCGGGTCTCTCTCATCGGCGCACGGAACCGCCCGCCCGTCTGA
- a CDS encoding acyltransferase family protein — MSRDRYVDFLRAWAIVLVVLGHWLITALVREPGGEITAPELLATVPWTQWLTLGFQIMPLFFLAGGHAAGGSWARAHEAGGSAAGWVGRRALRLLLPAAAYSALVLLAVGVCSAVRVDRDTLALVGWAMAMQFWFLPVYLLLSALTPALHAAHRRWGLLVPVALGAAALAADTLVVAVHAPYIGLLNYVLVWGVAYQLGFCWHDGLLTERRPVPATMAAVGGLAFAALITVGPFPVSLIMVTGQDPSNTNPPSAAMLAWAVAQVGLCLLVAPALRRLLGRARIWKVVRPVGGASMTLYLWHMLPVLVVAAAFYLTGLAPEPSFGSPAWWGLRVPWLLVLGVVLAGVLLALRPLEYGLMHVYERTLAAGEAYRPWQLWLGLAASVAALTRFAVQGFAYEGRFPLLPTLGLALGTALLMAPRRRPVRPRVEEADGEVQPSEGVVRLPATARPGSPRDR; from the coding sequence ATGAGCAGAGACCGGTACGTCGACTTCCTGCGCGCGTGGGCGATCGTCCTTGTCGTACTCGGGCATTGGCTGATCACCGCCCTGGTCCGGGAGCCGGGCGGGGAGATCACCGCGCCGGAGCTGCTGGCGACCGTCCCCTGGACCCAGTGGCTGACCCTGGGATTCCAGATCATGCCGCTGTTCTTCCTCGCCGGCGGCCATGCGGCGGGCGGCTCATGGGCAAGGGCTCATGAAGCAGGCGGATCGGCAGCCGGGTGGGTGGGGCGGCGGGCGTTGAGGCTGCTCCTCCCGGCCGCCGCGTACAGCGCTCTCGTGCTGCTCGCCGTGGGGGTCTGCTCGGCCGTCCGCGTGGATCGCGACACCCTCGCGCTGGTGGGGTGGGCCATGGCGATGCAGTTCTGGTTCCTGCCCGTGTATCTGCTCCTCAGCGCCCTGACTCCGGCACTTCACGCGGCCCACCGGCGCTGGGGACTCCTGGTCCCCGTGGCCCTGGGAGCAGCCGCGCTGGCGGCCGACACGCTGGTGGTCGCGGTGCACGCCCCGTACATCGGGCTGCTCAACTACGTGCTCGTGTGGGGCGTGGCCTACCAGCTCGGCTTCTGCTGGCACGACGGCCTGCTCACGGAGCGCCGCCCCGTACCGGCCACGATGGCGGCCGTCGGTGGGCTGGCCTTCGCGGCGCTGATCACGGTCGGGCCGTTTCCGGTGAGCCTGATCATGGTGACGGGCCAGGACCCCAGCAACACCAATCCGCCGTCGGCGGCGATGCTGGCGTGGGCGGTGGCCCAGGTCGGTCTGTGCCTGCTCGTCGCGCCGGCGCTCCGGCGGCTGCTGGGCCGGGCCCGCATATGGAAGGTGGTGCGCCCCGTGGGCGGCGCGAGCATGACGCTCTACCTCTGGCACATGCTGCCGGTGCTGGTCGTCGCCGCCGCGTTCTACCTGACCGGGCTCGCGCCGGAACCTTCCTTCGGGTCCCCGGCGTGGTGGGGACTGAGGGTGCCGTGGCTGCTGGTGCTCGGTGTCGTACTGGCCGGGGTCCTGCTGGCGCTCAGGCCGCTGGAGTACGGGCTGATGCACGTGTACGAGCGCACCCTGGCGGCCGGTGAGGCGTACCGCCCCTGGCAGTTGTGGCTCGGTCTCGCGGCGAGCGTCGCCGCTCTGACCCGCTTCGCCGTCCAGGGTTTCGCGTACGAGGGCCGGTTTCCGCTGCTGCCCACGCTGGGCCTGGCACTCGGTACGGCCCTGCTGATGGCACCCCGCCGCAGGCCGGTGCGACCCCGCGTCGAGGAAGCGGACGGGGAAGTACAGCCCAGCGAAGGCGTGGTCAGGCTGCCTGCCACAGCTCGACCCGGTTCCCCTCGGGATCGGTGA
- a CDS encoding ATP-grasp domain-containing protein, producing the protein MRSASVYAAPTAPRPRILVVGGSPKHVRKARELGLDVVLAQFPDAYDRDHWPYVDQALLLDYGDTDRLLPMVRALHAAYPFQAAVSLFELGLLPAARINEALGLGGESVATVELLLDKWQMRRELTAKGISPVASAVGRSAQDVRAFVAAHGLPVIVKPIRESGSLGIFRIHDRADVDAVADRFRSLGDRHWDARDLTGTDSFDEFLMEDTEVKLTSRGPRIIESHNRIGGDRINELAEIAYGVDMERYALGAGFGLVEPLTASPEPRGGAAVRFLTPEPGRVVEVTGVDAVRADPACADLQLDLRPGDVVPPLTWNEDKVGHVVARGTTAAEAIAHSRRLAETILIRTEPVV; encoded by the coding sequence ATGAGATCCGCAAGCGTGTACGCGGCACCCACCGCCCCGCGGCCTCGCATCCTGGTCGTCGGCGGCAGCCCGAAGCATGTACGCAAGGCGCGGGAGCTCGGCCTGGACGTGGTCCTCGCGCAGTTCCCCGATGCGTACGACCGCGATCACTGGCCCTATGTCGATCAGGCACTGCTGCTCGACTACGGCGACACCGACCGGCTCCTGCCGATGGTCCGGGCGTTGCATGCGGCATACCCGTTCCAGGCCGCAGTCTCGCTGTTCGAGCTCGGGCTGCTTCCGGCGGCCAGGATCAACGAGGCGCTCGGTCTCGGTGGTGAATCCGTCGCCACCGTGGAGCTGCTGCTGGACAAGTGGCAGATGCGCCGGGAGCTGACCGCGAAGGGGATCAGCCCCGTGGCCTCCGCGGTCGGCCGATCCGCGCAGGACGTCCGGGCGTTCGTGGCGGCGCACGGGCTCCCGGTCATCGTCAAGCCGATCCGCGAATCGGGCAGCCTGGGGATCTTCCGTATCCACGACCGTGCCGACGTGGACGCGGTCGCCGACCGGTTCCGTTCCCTCGGCGACCGGCACTGGGACGCCAGGGATCTGACGGGGACCGACTCCTTCGACGAGTTCCTCATGGAGGACACGGAGGTCAAGCTGACCTCGCGCGGACCGCGGATCATCGAGTCGCACAACCGCATCGGCGGTGACCGGATCAACGAACTGGCCGAGATCGCCTACGGCGTCGACATGGAGCGCTACGCACTCGGCGCAGGGTTCGGCCTGGTGGAACCGCTGACCGCGTCGCCGGAACCGCGAGGCGGAGCGGCCGTCCGCTTCCTTACGCCGGAGCCCGGACGGGTCGTGGAAGTGACCGGCGTCGACGCCGTACGCGCGGACCCGGCATGCGCCGACCTCCAACTCGATCTACGGCCCGGCGACGTGGTGCCACCGCTGACCTGGAACGAGGACAAGGTCGGTCATGTCGTTGCCCGCGGCACCACTGCCGCCGAAGCGATCGCCCACAGCAGACGCCTGGCCGAGACGATCCTCATACGCACCGAACCCGTCGTATGA
- a CDS encoding VOC family protein: MERVLGIGGYFVRAADPAALGAWYRDCLGLDADEHGLWRQGAGPTVFATFESKTDYLGSRGQQTMLNFRVRDLDAMLAQLRSKGADVADETQDMDGVGRFGWVTDPEGNRVELWQAA, from the coding sequence ATGGAACGTGTGCTTGGAATCGGCGGGTACTTCGTGCGGGCAGCCGACCCGGCAGCCCTGGGCGCCTGGTATCGCGACTGCCTGGGACTGGATGCCGACGAGCACGGTCTGTGGCGTCAGGGCGCCGGGCCGACCGTGTTCGCGACGTTCGAGTCGAAGACCGACTACCTCGGCTCCCGTGGTCAGCAGACCATGCTGAACTTCCGGGTCCGCGACCTGGACGCGATGCTCGCGCAGCTGCGCTCCAAAGGAGCGGACGTGGCCGACGAGACGCAGGACATGGACGGTGTCGGCCGGTTCGGGTGGGTCACCGATCCCGAGGGGAACCGGGTCGAGCTGTGGCAGGCAGCCTGA